From a region of the Canis lupus dingo isolate Sandy chromosome 5, ASM325472v2, whole genome shotgun sequence genome:
- the PLA2G15 gene encoding phospholipase A2 group XV isoform X2 — protein sequence MGLRRGPCPAALLPGGFLFLLLLADPALLAGRRPPVVLVPGDLGNQLEAKLDKPTVVHYLCSKRTESYFTLWLNLELLLPVIIDCWIDNIRLVYNRTSRATQFPDGVDVRVPGFGKTFSLEFLDPSKSSVGSYFHTMVESLVDWGYIRGEDVRGAPYDWRRAPNENGPYFLALREMIEEMYQLYGGPVVLVAHSMGNMYTLYFLQRQPQAWKNKYIQAFVALGAPWGGVAKTLRVLASGDNNRIPVIRPLKIREQQRSAVSTSWLLPYNYTWSPEKIFVHTPTANYTLRDYHQFFQDIGFKDGWLMRQDTEGLVEAMVPPGVPLHCLYGTGVPTPDSFYYESFPDRDPKICFGDGDGTVNLQSALQCQAWRGHQEHQVSLQALPGSEHIEMLANATTLAYLKRVLLGP from the exons ATGGGCCTTCGCCGCGGTCCCTGCCCTGCGGCGCTGCTCCCGGGGGGCTTCCTGTTCCTCCTGCTGCTGGCAGACCCGGCGCTCCTCGCTGGACGCCGCCCTCCGGTGGTGCTAG TGCCTGGTGATTTGGGCAACCAGCTGGAGGCAAAGCTAGACAAGCCAACGGTTGTGCACTACCTCTGCTCCAAGAGGACGGAAAGCTACTTCACACTCTGGCTGAATCTCGAACTGCTGCTGCCTGTCATCATTGATTGCTGGATTGACAATatcag GCTGGTCTACAACAGAACATCCCGGGCCACCCAGTTCCCAGATGGTGTGGATGTACGCGTGCCTGGCTTTGGAAAGACTTTCTCACTGGAGTTCCTGGACCCCAGCAAAAGTAGTGTGG GTTCCTATTTCCATACCATGGTAGAGAGCCTTGTGGACTGGGGCTATATACGGGGTGAGGATGTCCGGGGTGCCCCCTACGACTGGCGCCGAGCCCCAA ATGAAAACGGGCCCTACTTCCTGGCCCTCCGGGAGATGATCGAGGAGATGTACCAGCTGTATGGGGGACCTGTGGTGCTGGTTGCCCACAGCATGGGCAACATGTACACACTCTACTTTCTGCAGCGGCAGCCACAGGCCTGGAAGAACAAGTATATTCAAGCATTTGTGGCACTGGGTGCGCCCTGGGGTGGCGTGGCCAAGACTTTGCGTGTCCTGGCCTCAG GAGACAACAATCGGATCCCCGTCATTAGGCCCCTGAAGATCCGGGAGCAGCAGCGCTCAGCCGTCTCCACCAGCTGGCTGCTGCCTTATAACTACACCTGGTCACCTGAAAAGATCTTCGTGCATACGCCCACAGCCAACTACACGCTGCGGGACTATCACCAGTTCTTCCAGGATATTGGCTTCAAAGATGGATGGCTCATGCGGCAGGACACGGAGGGGCTGGTGGAAGCCATGGTGCCGCCCGGCGTGCCGCTGCACTGCCTCTATGGCACTGGTGTCCCCACGCCAGACTCCTTCTACTATGAGAGCTTCCCAGACCGTGATCCCAAAATCTGCTTTGGCGACGGTGACGGCACCGTGAACTTGCAGAGTGCCCTGCAGTGCCAGGCCTGGCGTGGCCACCAGGAGCACCAAGTGTCTTTGCAGGCACTGCCAGGCAGCGAGCACATAGAGATGCTGGCCAATGCCACTACCTTGGCCTATCTGAAACGTGTGCTCCTTGGGCCCTGA
- the ESRP2 gene encoding epithelial splicing regulatory protein 2 isoform X3: MTPPPPQPPPPGPDPASDSVADPRPAPGPLVVLFGATAGALGPDLGSDETDLILLVWQVVEPQSRQFSQLVSGDVALLGGGPYMLCTDGQQLLRQVLHPEASRKNLVLPDTFFSFYDLRREFHVQHPRARPARELTVATMAQDLGLETDATEDDFGVWEVKTMVAVILHLLEGPSGQLFSKAEVVKQKYETGPCSKADVVDSETVVRARGLPWQSSDQDVARFFKGLNIARGGVALCLNAQGRRNGEALIRFVDSEQRDLALQRHKHHMGVRYIEVYKATGEEFVKIAGGTSLEVARFLSREDQVILRLRGLPFSAGPADVLGFLGPECPVTGGADGLLFVRHPDGRPTGDAFALFACEELAQAALRRHKGILGKRYIELFRSTAAEVQQVLNRYASSPLLPALTAPLLPIPFPLAAGTGRDCVRLRGLPYTATIEDILSFLGEAAADIRPHGVHMVLNQQGRPSGDAFIQMTSAERALAAAQRCHKKVMKERYVEVVPCSTEEMSRVLMGGTLGRSGMSPPPCKLPCLSPPTYATFQATPTLIPAETAALYPSSALLPAARVPAAPTPVAYYPGPATQLYMNYTAYYPSPPVSPTTVGYLTTPPAALASASTSVLSQPGALVRMQGVPYTAGMKDLLSVFQAYQLAPDDYTSLVPVGDPPRTVLQAPKEWVCL, translated from the exons ATGACTCCGCCGCCTCCCCAGCCACCGCCCCCCGGCCCGGACCCCGCCTCGGACTCGGTCGCCGACCCCCGCCCCGCGCCTGGACCCCTGGTCGTGCTGTTCGGGGCCACGGCCGGTGCGTTGGGGCCGGACCTGGGCTCCGACGAGACCGACTTAATCCTCCTGGTCTGGCAAGTGGTGGAGCCGCAGAGCCGGCAG TTCTCACAGCTGGTGAGCGGGGATGTGGCTCTGCTGGGCGGGGGCCCCTACATGCTATGCACTGATGGGCAGCAGCTGCTGCGACAGGTCCTGCACCCTGAGGCCTCCAGGAAG AACCTGGTGCTCCCCGACACCTTCTTCTCCTTCTACGACCTCCGCAGAGAGTTCCATGTGCAGCACCCAAGAGCCCGCCCTGCCAGGGAGCTCACCGTGGCCACCATGGCACAGG ACTTGGGGCTAGAGACAGATGCCACAGAGGATGACTTTGGGGTCTGGGAAGTGAAGACAATGGTAGCGGTCATCCTCCACCTGCTCGAAGGGCCCAGTG GTCAATTGTTTTCGAAGGCAGAGGTGGTAAAGCAGAAGTATGAGACAGGTCCTTG CAGCAAGGCCGACGTGGTGGACAGTGAGACCGTGGTGCGGGCCCGCGGGTTGCCCTGGCAGTCATCAGACCAGGATGTGGCTCGATTCTTCAAAGGGCTCAACATTGCCAG GGGCGGCGTCGCACTCTGCCTCAACGCCCAGGGCCGCAGAAACGGCGAGGCCCTCATCCGCTTTGTGGACAGCGAGCAGCGGGACCTAGCGCTGCAGAGACACAAGCACCACATGGGTGTCCGCTATATTGAG GTGTATAAAGCAACAGGAGAGGAGTTTGTCAAGATCGCGGGGG GCACATCACTAGAGGTGGCTCGTTTCCTGTCACGGGAAGACCAAGTGATCCTGCGGCTACGGGGACTGCCCTTCTCAGCCGGGCCAGCGGACGTGCTGGGCTTTCTGGGGCCAGAGTGCCCGGTGACTGGGGGTGCTGATGGGCTGCTCTTTGTGCGCCACCCTGACGGCCGGCCCACTGGTGATGCCTTTGCCCTCTTTGCCTGTGAGGAGCTGGCACAGGCTGCCCTGCGCAGGCACAAGGGCATACTGGGTAAGCGATACATTGAACTCTTCCGGAGCACTGCAGCTGAGGTGCAGCAG GTCCTGAACCGCTACGCATCCAGCCCACTCCTTCCCGCACTCACGGCTCCActgctccccatccccttcccacTGGCAGCTGGGACTGGGAGAGACTGTGTACGCCTTCGGGGCCTGCCCTACACCGCCACCATCGAAGACATCCTGAGCTTTCTGGGGGAGGCAGCGGCCGACATCCGGCCCCACGGTGTGCACATGGTGCTCAACCAGCAG GGCCGGCCATCTGGCGATGCTTTCATCCAGATGACGTCAGCAGAGCGGGCCCTAGCTGCTGCTCAGCGTTGCCATAAGAAAGTGATGAAGGAACGCTATGTGGAAGTGGTCCCCTGCTCCACAGAGGAGATGAGTCGCGTGCTAATGGGGGGCACCTTGGGCCGCAGTGGCATGTCCCCTCCACCCTGCAAGCTGCCTT GCCTCTCACCACCCACCTACGCCACCTTCCAGGCCACCCCAACACTCATTCCCGCTGAGACGGCAGCTCTGTATCCCTCTTCAGCACTGCTCCCGGCTGCCAGGgtgcctgctgcccccacccctgttGCCTACTACCCAGGGCCAGCCACTCAACTCTACATGAACTATACTGCTTACTACCCCAG CCCCCCAGTGTCCCCCACCACAGTGGGCTACCTCACCACacctcctgctgccctggcctctgCTTCCACCTCAGTGTTGtcccagccaggagccctggtCCGTATGCAGGGTGTCCCATATACAGCCGGTATGAAGGATCTGCTCAGCGTTTTCCAAGCCTATCAG TTAGCCCCTGATGACTACACCAGTTTGGTGCCTGTTGGTGACCCGCCTCGCACTGTGCTACAGGCCCCCAAAGAATGGGTGTGTTTGTAG
- the ESRP2 gene encoding epithelial splicing regulatory protein 2 isoform X2 encodes MTPPPPQPPPPGPDPASDSVADPRPAPGPLVVLFGATAGALGPDLGSDETDLILLVWQVVEPQSRQVGTLHKSLVRAEAAALSPQCREASGLSADSLARAEPLDKVLQQFSQLVSGDVALLGGGPYMLCTDGQQLLRQVLHPEASRKNLVLPDTFFSFYDLRREFHVQHPRARPARELTVATMAQDLGLETDATEDDFGVWEVKTMVAVILHLLEGPSGQLFSKAEVVKQKYETGPCKADVVDSETVVRARGLPWQSSDQDVARFFKGLNIARGGVALCLNAQGRRNGEALIRFVDSEQRDLALQRHKHHMGVRYIEVYKATGEEFVKIAGGTSLEVARFLSREDQVILRLRGLPFSAGPADVLGFLGPECPVTGGADGLLFVRHPDGRPTGDAFALFACEELAQAALRRHKGILGKRYIELFRSTAAEVQQVLNRYASSPLLPALTAPLLPIPFPLAAGTGRDCVRLRGLPYTATIEDILSFLGEAAADIRPHGVHMVLNQQGRPSGDAFIQMTSAERALAAAQRCHKKVMKERYVEVVPCSTEEMSRVLMGGTLGRSGMSPPPCKLPCLSPPTYATFQATPTLIPAETAALYPSSALLPAARVPAAPTPVAYYPGPATQLYMNYTAYYPSPPVSPTTVGYLTTPPAALASASTSVLSQPGALVRMQGVPYTAGMKDLLSVFQAYQLAPDDYTSLVPVGDPPRTVLQAPKEWVCL; translated from the exons ATGACTCCGCCGCCTCCCCAGCCACCGCCCCCCGGCCCGGACCCCGCCTCGGACTCGGTCGCCGACCCCCGCCCCGCGCCTGGACCCCTGGTCGTGCTGTTCGGGGCCACGGCCGGTGCGTTGGGGCCGGACCTGGGCTCCGACGAGACCGACTTAATCCTCCTGGTCTGGCAAGTGGTGGAGCCGCAGAGCCGGCAG GTGGGGACGTTGCACAAGTCATTGGTTCGCGCCGAGGCGGCGGCGCTGAGTCCGCAGTGCCGCGAGGCGAGCGGCCTGAGCGCCGACAGCTTGGCGCGGGCCGAGCCGCTGGACAAGGTGCTGCAGCAG TTCTCACAGCTGGTGAGCGGGGATGTGGCTCTGCTGGGCGGGGGCCCCTACATGCTATGCACTGATGGGCAGCAGCTGCTGCGACAGGTCCTGCACCCTGAGGCCTCCAGGAAG AACCTGGTGCTCCCCGACACCTTCTTCTCCTTCTACGACCTCCGCAGAGAGTTCCATGTGCAGCACCCAAGAGCCCGCCCTGCCAGGGAGCTCACCGTGGCCACCATGGCACAGG ACTTGGGGCTAGAGACAGATGCCACAGAGGATGACTTTGGGGTCTGGGAAGTGAAGACAATGGTAGCGGTCATCCTCCACCTGCTCGAAGGGCCCAGTG GTCAATTGTTTTCGAAGGCAGAGGTGGTAAAGCAGAAGTATGAGACAGGTCCTTG CAAGGCCGACGTGGTGGACAGTGAGACCGTGGTGCGGGCCCGCGGGTTGCCCTGGCAGTCATCAGACCAGGATGTGGCTCGATTCTTCAAAGGGCTCAACATTGCCAG GGGCGGCGTCGCACTCTGCCTCAACGCCCAGGGCCGCAGAAACGGCGAGGCCCTCATCCGCTTTGTGGACAGCGAGCAGCGGGACCTAGCGCTGCAGAGACACAAGCACCACATGGGTGTCCGCTATATTGAG GTGTATAAAGCAACAGGAGAGGAGTTTGTCAAGATCGCGGGGG GCACATCACTAGAGGTGGCTCGTTTCCTGTCACGGGAAGACCAAGTGATCCTGCGGCTACGGGGACTGCCCTTCTCAGCCGGGCCAGCGGACGTGCTGGGCTTTCTGGGGCCAGAGTGCCCGGTGACTGGGGGTGCTGATGGGCTGCTCTTTGTGCGCCACCCTGACGGCCGGCCCACTGGTGATGCCTTTGCCCTCTTTGCCTGTGAGGAGCTGGCACAGGCTGCCCTGCGCAGGCACAAGGGCATACTGGGTAAGCGATACATTGAACTCTTCCGGAGCACTGCAGCTGAGGTGCAGCAG GTCCTGAACCGCTACGCATCCAGCCCACTCCTTCCCGCACTCACGGCTCCActgctccccatccccttcccacTGGCAGCTGGGACTGGGAGAGACTGTGTACGCCTTCGGGGCCTGCCCTACACCGCCACCATCGAAGACATCCTGAGCTTTCTGGGGGAGGCAGCGGCCGACATCCGGCCCCACGGTGTGCACATGGTGCTCAACCAGCAG GGCCGGCCATCTGGCGATGCTTTCATCCAGATGACGTCAGCAGAGCGGGCCCTAGCTGCTGCTCAGCGTTGCCATAAGAAAGTGATGAAGGAACGCTATGTGGAAGTGGTCCCCTGCTCCACAGAGGAGATGAGTCGCGTGCTAATGGGGGGCACCTTGGGCCGCAGTGGCATGTCCCCTCCACCCTGCAAGCTGCCTT GCCTCTCACCACCCACCTACGCCACCTTCCAGGCCACCCCAACACTCATTCCCGCTGAGACGGCAGCTCTGTATCCCTCTTCAGCACTGCTCCCGGCTGCCAGGgtgcctgctgcccccacccctgttGCCTACTACCCAGGGCCAGCCACTCAACTCTACATGAACTATACTGCTTACTACCCCAG CCCCCCAGTGTCCCCCACCACAGTGGGCTACCTCACCACacctcctgctgccctggcctctgCTTCCACCTCAGTGTTGtcccagccaggagccctggtCCGTATGCAGGGTGTCCCATATACAGCCGGTATGAAGGATCTGCTCAGCGTTTTCCAAGCCTATCAG TTAGCCCCTGATGACTACACCAGTTTGGTGCCTGTTGGTGACCCGCCTCGCACTGTGCTACAGGCCCCCAAAGAATGGGTGTGTTTGTAG
- the PLA2G15 gene encoding phospholipase A2 group XV isoform X1 — translation MMYREGMPSLDLGSQSPGRDQESQDLDVHSVVMDSKWKCAWKVSRAWLVEEVPGDLGNQLEAKLDKPTVVHYLCSKRTESYFTLWLNLELLLPVIIDCWIDNIRLVYNRTSRATQFPDGVDVRVPGFGKTFSLEFLDPSKSSVGSYFHTMVESLVDWGYIRGEDVRGAPYDWRRAPNENGPYFLALREMIEEMYQLYGGPVVLVAHSMGNMYTLYFLQRQPQAWKNKYIQAFVALGAPWGGVAKTLRVLASGDNNRIPVIRPLKIREQQRSAVSTSWLLPYNYTWSPEKIFVHTPTANYTLRDYHQFFQDIGFKDGWLMRQDTEGLVEAMVPPGVPLHCLYGTGVPTPDSFYYESFPDRDPKICFGDGDGTVNLQSALQCQAWRGHQEHQVSLQALPGSEHIEMLANATTLAYLKRVLLGP, via the exons ATGATGTACAGGGAGGGCATGCCCTCTTTAGATCTGGGTTCACAGAGCCCAGGCCGAGACCAGGAGAGCCAAGATCTGGATGTTCACTCAGTGGTCATGGATTCTAAATGGAAATGTGCTTGGAAGGTGTCAAGAGCATGGCTTGTGGAAGAAG TGCCTGGTGATTTGGGCAACCAGCTGGAGGCAAAGCTAGACAAGCCAACGGTTGTGCACTACCTCTGCTCCAAGAGGACGGAAAGCTACTTCACACTCTGGCTGAATCTCGAACTGCTGCTGCCTGTCATCATTGATTGCTGGATTGACAATatcag GCTGGTCTACAACAGAACATCCCGGGCCACCCAGTTCCCAGATGGTGTGGATGTACGCGTGCCTGGCTTTGGAAAGACTTTCTCACTGGAGTTCCTGGACCCCAGCAAAAGTAGTGTGG GTTCCTATTTCCATACCATGGTAGAGAGCCTTGTGGACTGGGGCTATATACGGGGTGAGGATGTCCGGGGTGCCCCCTACGACTGGCGCCGAGCCCCAA ATGAAAACGGGCCCTACTTCCTGGCCCTCCGGGAGATGATCGAGGAGATGTACCAGCTGTATGGGGGACCTGTGGTGCTGGTTGCCCACAGCATGGGCAACATGTACACACTCTACTTTCTGCAGCGGCAGCCACAGGCCTGGAAGAACAAGTATATTCAAGCATTTGTGGCACTGGGTGCGCCCTGGGGTGGCGTGGCCAAGACTTTGCGTGTCCTGGCCTCAG GAGACAACAATCGGATCCCCGTCATTAGGCCCCTGAAGATCCGGGAGCAGCAGCGCTCAGCCGTCTCCACCAGCTGGCTGCTGCCTTATAACTACACCTGGTCACCTGAAAAGATCTTCGTGCATACGCCCACAGCCAACTACACGCTGCGGGACTATCACCAGTTCTTCCAGGATATTGGCTTCAAAGATGGATGGCTCATGCGGCAGGACACGGAGGGGCTGGTGGAAGCCATGGTGCCGCCCGGCGTGCCGCTGCACTGCCTCTATGGCACTGGTGTCCCCACGCCAGACTCCTTCTACTATGAGAGCTTCCCAGACCGTGATCCCAAAATCTGCTTTGGCGACGGTGACGGCACCGTGAACTTGCAGAGTGCCCTGCAGTGCCAGGCCTGGCGTGGCCACCAGGAGCACCAAGTGTCTTTGCAGGCACTGCCAGGCAGCGAGCACATAGAGATGCTGGCCAATGCCACTACCTTGGCCTATCTGAAACGTGTGCTCCTTGGGCCCTGA
- the ESRP2 gene encoding epithelial splicing regulatory protein 2 isoform X4: protein MLCTDGQQLLRQVLHPEASRKNLVLPDTFFSFYDLRREFHVQHPRARPARELTVATMAQDLGLETDATEDDFGVWEVKTMVAVILHLLEGPSGQLFSKAEVVKQKYETGPCSKADVVDSETVVRARGLPWQSSDQDVARFFKGLNIARGGVALCLNAQGRRNGEALIRFVDSEQRDLALQRHKHHMGVRYIEVYKATGEEFVKIAGGTSLEVARFLSREDQVILRLRGLPFSAGPADVLGFLGPECPVTGGADGLLFVRHPDGRPTGDAFALFACEELAQAALRRHKGILGKRYIELFRSTAAEVQQVLNRYASSPLLPALTAPLLPIPFPLAAGTGRDCVRLRGLPYTATIEDILSFLGEAAADIRPHGVHMVLNQQGRPSGDAFIQMTSAERALAAAQRCHKKVMKERYVEVVPCSTEEMSRVLMGGTLGRSGMSPPPCKLPCLSPPTYATFQATPTLIPAETAALYPSSALLPAARVPAAPTPVAYYPGPATQLYMNYTAYYPSPPVSPTTVGYLTTPPAALASASTSVLSQPGALVRMQGVPYTAGMKDLLSVFQAYQLAPDDYTSLVPVGDPPRTVLQAPKEWVCL, encoded by the exons ATGCTATGCACTGATGGGCAGCAGCTGCTGCGACAGGTCCTGCACCCTGAGGCCTCCAGGAAG AACCTGGTGCTCCCCGACACCTTCTTCTCCTTCTACGACCTCCGCAGAGAGTTCCATGTGCAGCACCCAAGAGCCCGCCCTGCCAGGGAGCTCACCGTGGCCACCATGGCACAGG ACTTGGGGCTAGAGACAGATGCCACAGAGGATGACTTTGGGGTCTGGGAAGTGAAGACAATGGTAGCGGTCATCCTCCACCTGCTCGAAGGGCCCAGTG GTCAATTGTTTTCGAAGGCAGAGGTGGTAAAGCAGAAGTATGAGACAGGTCCTTG CAGCAAGGCCGACGTGGTGGACAGTGAGACCGTGGTGCGGGCCCGCGGGTTGCCCTGGCAGTCATCAGACCAGGATGTGGCTCGATTCTTCAAAGGGCTCAACATTGCCAG GGGCGGCGTCGCACTCTGCCTCAACGCCCAGGGCCGCAGAAACGGCGAGGCCCTCATCCGCTTTGTGGACAGCGAGCAGCGGGACCTAGCGCTGCAGAGACACAAGCACCACATGGGTGTCCGCTATATTGAG GTGTATAAAGCAACAGGAGAGGAGTTTGTCAAGATCGCGGGGG GCACATCACTAGAGGTGGCTCGTTTCCTGTCACGGGAAGACCAAGTGATCCTGCGGCTACGGGGACTGCCCTTCTCAGCCGGGCCAGCGGACGTGCTGGGCTTTCTGGGGCCAGAGTGCCCGGTGACTGGGGGTGCTGATGGGCTGCTCTTTGTGCGCCACCCTGACGGCCGGCCCACTGGTGATGCCTTTGCCCTCTTTGCCTGTGAGGAGCTGGCACAGGCTGCCCTGCGCAGGCACAAGGGCATACTGGGTAAGCGATACATTGAACTCTTCCGGAGCACTGCAGCTGAGGTGCAGCAG GTCCTGAACCGCTACGCATCCAGCCCACTCCTTCCCGCACTCACGGCTCCActgctccccatccccttcccacTGGCAGCTGGGACTGGGAGAGACTGTGTACGCCTTCGGGGCCTGCCCTACACCGCCACCATCGAAGACATCCTGAGCTTTCTGGGGGAGGCAGCGGCCGACATCCGGCCCCACGGTGTGCACATGGTGCTCAACCAGCAG GGCCGGCCATCTGGCGATGCTTTCATCCAGATGACGTCAGCAGAGCGGGCCCTAGCTGCTGCTCAGCGTTGCCATAAGAAAGTGATGAAGGAACGCTATGTGGAAGTGGTCCCCTGCTCCACAGAGGAGATGAGTCGCGTGCTAATGGGGGGCACCTTGGGCCGCAGTGGCATGTCCCCTCCACCCTGCAAGCTGCCTT GCCTCTCACCACCCACCTACGCCACCTTCCAGGCCACCCCAACACTCATTCCCGCTGAGACGGCAGCTCTGTATCCCTCTTCAGCACTGCTCCCGGCTGCCAGGgtgcctgctgcccccacccctgttGCCTACTACCCAGGGCCAGCCACTCAACTCTACATGAACTATACTGCTTACTACCCCAG CCCCCCAGTGTCCCCCACCACAGTGGGCTACCTCACCACacctcctgctgccctggcctctgCTTCCACCTCAGTGTTGtcccagccaggagccctggtCCGTATGCAGGGTGTCCCATATACAGCCGGTATGAAGGATCTGCTCAGCGTTTTCCAAGCCTATCAG TTAGCCCCTGATGACTACACCAGTTTGGTGCCTGTTGGTGACCCGCCTCGCACTGTGCTACAGGCCCCCAAAGAATGGGTGTGTTTGTAG
- the ESRP2 gene encoding epithelial splicing regulatory protein 2 isoform X1: MTPPPPQPPPPGPDPASDSVADPRPAPGPLVVLFGATAGALGPDLGSDETDLILLVWQVVEPQSRQVGTLHKSLVRAEAAALSPQCREASGLSADSLARAEPLDKVLQQFSQLVSGDVALLGGGPYMLCTDGQQLLRQVLHPEASRKNLVLPDTFFSFYDLRREFHVQHPRARPARELTVATMAQDLGLETDATEDDFGVWEVKTMVAVILHLLEGPSGQLFSKAEVVKQKYETGPCSKADVVDSETVVRARGLPWQSSDQDVARFFKGLNIARGGVALCLNAQGRRNGEALIRFVDSEQRDLALQRHKHHMGVRYIEVYKATGEEFVKIAGGTSLEVARFLSREDQVILRLRGLPFSAGPADVLGFLGPECPVTGGADGLLFVRHPDGRPTGDAFALFACEELAQAALRRHKGILGKRYIELFRSTAAEVQQVLNRYASSPLLPALTAPLLPIPFPLAAGTGRDCVRLRGLPYTATIEDILSFLGEAAADIRPHGVHMVLNQQGRPSGDAFIQMTSAERALAAAQRCHKKVMKERYVEVVPCSTEEMSRVLMGGTLGRSGMSPPPCKLPCLSPPTYATFQATPTLIPAETAALYPSSALLPAARVPAAPTPVAYYPGPATQLYMNYTAYYPSPPVSPTTVGYLTTPPAALASASTSVLSQPGALVRMQGVPYTAGMKDLLSVFQAYQLAPDDYTSLVPVGDPPRTVLQAPKEWVCL; encoded by the exons ATGACTCCGCCGCCTCCCCAGCCACCGCCCCCCGGCCCGGACCCCGCCTCGGACTCGGTCGCCGACCCCCGCCCCGCGCCTGGACCCCTGGTCGTGCTGTTCGGGGCCACGGCCGGTGCGTTGGGGCCGGACCTGGGCTCCGACGAGACCGACTTAATCCTCCTGGTCTGGCAAGTGGTGGAGCCGCAGAGCCGGCAG GTGGGGACGTTGCACAAGTCATTGGTTCGCGCCGAGGCGGCGGCGCTGAGTCCGCAGTGCCGCGAGGCGAGCGGCCTGAGCGCCGACAGCTTGGCGCGGGCCGAGCCGCTGGACAAGGTGCTGCAGCAG TTCTCACAGCTGGTGAGCGGGGATGTGGCTCTGCTGGGCGGGGGCCCCTACATGCTATGCACTGATGGGCAGCAGCTGCTGCGACAGGTCCTGCACCCTGAGGCCTCCAGGAAG AACCTGGTGCTCCCCGACACCTTCTTCTCCTTCTACGACCTCCGCAGAGAGTTCCATGTGCAGCACCCAAGAGCCCGCCCTGCCAGGGAGCTCACCGTGGCCACCATGGCACAGG ACTTGGGGCTAGAGACAGATGCCACAGAGGATGACTTTGGGGTCTGGGAAGTGAAGACAATGGTAGCGGTCATCCTCCACCTGCTCGAAGGGCCCAGTG GTCAATTGTTTTCGAAGGCAGAGGTGGTAAAGCAGAAGTATGAGACAGGTCCTTG CAGCAAGGCCGACGTGGTGGACAGTGAGACCGTGGTGCGGGCCCGCGGGTTGCCCTGGCAGTCATCAGACCAGGATGTGGCTCGATTCTTCAAAGGGCTCAACATTGCCAG GGGCGGCGTCGCACTCTGCCTCAACGCCCAGGGCCGCAGAAACGGCGAGGCCCTCATCCGCTTTGTGGACAGCGAGCAGCGGGACCTAGCGCTGCAGAGACACAAGCACCACATGGGTGTCCGCTATATTGAG GTGTATAAAGCAACAGGAGAGGAGTTTGTCAAGATCGCGGGGG GCACATCACTAGAGGTGGCTCGTTTCCTGTCACGGGAAGACCAAGTGATCCTGCGGCTACGGGGACTGCCCTTCTCAGCCGGGCCAGCGGACGTGCTGGGCTTTCTGGGGCCAGAGTGCCCGGTGACTGGGGGTGCTGATGGGCTGCTCTTTGTGCGCCACCCTGACGGCCGGCCCACTGGTGATGCCTTTGCCCTCTTTGCCTGTGAGGAGCTGGCACAGGCTGCCCTGCGCAGGCACAAGGGCATACTGGGTAAGCGATACATTGAACTCTTCCGGAGCACTGCAGCTGAGGTGCAGCAG GTCCTGAACCGCTACGCATCCAGCCCACTCCTTCCCGCACTCACGGCTCCActgctccccatccccttcccacTGGCAGCTGGGACTGGGAGAGACTGTGTACGCCTTCGGGGCCTGCCCTACACCGCCACCATCGAAGACATCCTGAGCTTTCTGGGGGAGGCAGCGGCCGACATCCGGCCCCACGGTGTGCACATGGTGCTCAACCAGCAG GGCCGGCCATCTGGCGATGCTTTCATCCAGATGACGTCAGCAGAGCGGGCCCTAGCTGCTGCTCAGCGTTGCCATAAGAAAGTGATGAAGGAACGCTATGTGGAAGTGGTCCCCTGCTCCACAGAGGAGATGAGTCGCGTGCTAATGGGGGGCACCTTGGGCCGCAGTGGCATGTCCCCTCCACCCTGCAAGCTGCCTT GCCTCTCACCACCCACCTACGCCACCTTCCAGGCCACCCCAACACTCATTCCCGCTGAGACGGCAGCTCTGTATCCCTCTTCAGCACTGCTCCCGGCTGCCAGGgtgcctgctgcccccacccctgttGCCTACTACCCAGGGCCAGCCACTCAACTCTACATGAACTATACTGCTTACTACCCCAG CCCCCCAGTGTCCCCCACCACAGTGGGCTACCTCACCACacctcctgctgccctggcctctgCTTCCACCTCAGTGTTGtcccagccaggagccctggtCCGTATGCAGGGTGTCCCATATACAGCCGGTATGAAGGATCTGCTCAGCGTTTTCCAAGCCTATCAG TTAGCCCCTGATGACTACACCAGTTTGGTGCCTGTTGGTGACCCGCCTCGCACTGTGCTACAGGCCCCCAAAGAATGGGTGTGTTTGTAG